In a single window of the Streptomyces sp. NBC_00353 genome:
- a CDS encoding M56 family metallopeptidase — protein MLVSLALLLLGALAAVVTPRLMARAEWPEREPVVALWVWQCVVAGVLLSFGLSMTFSAAAAWQAVRGQVFAPAPHAVVEAYALAAYGPWSAVIAVLLALGGVWTGAMLTREIRRARLRRRQRRAELLVRSPLMPGEEAGSGRLVVLEGERPDAWWLPGNAPQLVITTAALGRLKGRQLDAVLAHEQGHAQARHDWLLHCSAALATGFPQVPVFAAFRDEMHRLVELAADDVASRRFGRLTIALALVELNEDRGVFGPCPTPGAQLPLRVNRLLSPVERLTAGRRLRLTAAAALVPVVPLLVAFVPGLSALG, from the coding sequence ATGTTGGTCTCCCTCGCGCTGCTGCTGCTCGGTGCACTGGCCGCCGTCGTGACCCCGCGGCTGATGGCGCGGGCCGAATGGCCGGAGCGCGAGCCCGTCGTGGCGCTGTGGGTGTGGCAGTGCGTGGTGGCGGGGGTGCTGCTGTCCTTCGGACTCTCCATGACGTTCAGCGCGGCCGCCGCCTGGCAGGCGGTACGCGGGCAGGTGTTCGCGCCCGCACCCCATGCCGTGGTGGAGGCATACGCGCTGGCCGCGTACGGGCCGTGGTCCGCCGTCATCGCCGTGCTGCTGGCGCTCGGCGGCGTCTGGACCGGTGCGATGCTGACCCGGGAGATCCGCCGGGCACGGCTGCGACGCAGGCAGCGCCGGGCCGAACTGCTGGTCCGTTCCCCGTTGATGCCCGGCGAGGAGGCCGGCAGCGGCCGGCTCGTGGTGCTGGAGGGCGAACGCCCGGATGCCTGGTGGCTGCCGGGAAATGCGCCCCAACTGGTCATCACCACCGCGGCACTTGGCCGGTTGAAAGGCCGCCAGCTGGATGCGGTGCTGGCTCATGAGCAGGGGCACGCCCAGGCACGGCACGACTGGCTGCTGCACTGTTCGGCGGCGCTGGCGACGGGGTTCCCGCAGGTCCCGGTGTTCGCCGCGTTCCGCGACGAGATGCACCGGCTCGTCGAACTGGCCGCCGACGACGTGGCGTCGCGGCGCTTCGGACGGCTGACGATCGCTCTGGCCCTGGTCGAACTGAACGAGGACCGGGGCGTGTTCGGCCCCTGCCCGACGCCGGGCGCGCAACTGCCGCTGCGGGTGAACCGGCTGCTGTCCCCGGTGGAGCGGCTCACCGCCGGACGGCGGCTGCGGCTGACCGCGGCAGCCGCCCTGGTGCCGGTGGTGCCGCTGCTGGTGGCCTTCGTGCCGGGACTCAGCGCGCTGGGATAG
- a CDS encoding DUF5134 domain-containing protein — protein sequence MHGPTMSSWLLMALCGVTGAYCLLRMRNGTQEERRTARAEALMGFGMAAMAVPAAVVTPPVWGWAVYVVLFGGAALRALWFARHKGHHLHHLVGSLAMVYMAVVMAAPGSGAAAHGGHTGHGGHQMAQVAGGLPLLTGVLLVYYAAYVLRSGARLIPIAATAGAGGGPTGGAWGARPELALACRLTMAIAMFAMLLTL from the coding sequence GTGCACGGACCGACGATGTCCAGTTGGCTGCTGATGGCGTTGTGCGGGGTGACGGGCGCGTACTGCCTGCTGCGGATGCGCAACGGGACGCAGGAGGAGCGCAGAACGGCGCGTGCGGAGGCCCTGATGGGCTTCGGCATGGCGGCCATGGCGGTGCCCGCCGCGGTGGTCACGCCGCCCGTGTGGGGATGGGCGGTGTACGTGGTGCTGTTCGGCGGGGCCGCGTTGCGCGCCCTGTGGTTCGCCCGGCACAAGGGGCACCATCTGCACCATCTGGTCGGCTCGCTGGCGATGGTCTACATGGCGGTGGTGATGGCGGCGCCCGGCAGTGGCGCGGCGGCGCACGGGGGTCACACCGGGCACGGCGGGCATCAGATGGCACAGGTCGCCGGGGGGTTGCCGCTGCTGACCGGGGTGCTGCTGGTCTACTACGCGGCCTATGTGCTGCGGTCCGGGGCACGGCTGATACCGATCGCCGCCACGGCGGGCGCCGGCGGCGGGCCGACCGGGGGCGCCTGGGGCGCACGGCCCGAGCTTGCGCTGGCCTGCAGGCTGACGATGGCGATCGCCATGTTCGCGATGCTGCTCACGTTGTGA
- a CDS encoding VOC family protein gives MVHVLSSRVLLSPTDPERSRVFYGESLGLPVYREFGTGPERGTVYFLGGGFLEVSGRSAAPPSPALRLWLQVADVQVAYEELSARGVDVERPPVREPWGLVEMWISDPDGVRIAVVEVPADHPLRSRP, from the coding sequence ATGGTGCATGTGCTGAGCAGCAGGGTCCTGTTGAGCCCGACGGATCCCGAGCGGTCACGGGTGTTCTACGGAGAGTCCCTCGGGCTCCCGGTGTACCGGGAGTTCGGCACCGGTCCCGAGCGGGGCACGGTCTACTTTCTCGGCGGTGGCTTCCTGGAGGTCTCCGGGCGCTCCGCAGCGCCGCCCTCGCCCGCGCTGCGGCTGTGGCTCCAGGTCGCGGACGTCCAGGTGGCGTACGAGGAGCTGTCGGCCCGCGGCGTCGACGTGGAGCGGCCACCGGTGCGCGAGCCGTGGGGGCTCGTGGAGATGTGGATCTCCGATCCTGACGGGGTCCGGATCGCGGTCGTCGAGGTGCCGGCGGACCACCCGTTGCGCTCCCGGCCCTGA
- a CDS encoding GNAT family N-acetyltransferase, with amino-acid sequence MDTAPPRDSGQLTFRDATDADVPALVTLIESAYRGDSSRAGWTTEADILDGQRTDPDGVRQVVEAPGSRLLVVERDGEPIACCQLEHRGEAAYFGMFAVRPELQGGGLGKVIIAEAERTVRESWGATEMHMTVISVREELIAWYERRGYRRTGKLTPFPYGDERFGIPQRDDLAFELLIKDLQDD; translated from the coding sequence ATGGACACCGCCCCGCCCCGTGACTCGGGACAGCTGACCTTCCGCGACGCGACCGACGCCGATGTGCCCGCACTCGTGACGCTGATCGAGTCGGCGTACCGAGGGGACTCCAGCCGGGCCGGGTGGACCACCGAGGCGGACATCCTGGACGGGCAGCGGACCGACCCCGACGGGGTCCGTCAGGTCGTCGAGGCTCCCGGCAGCCGGCTGCTCGTGGTGGAACGGGACGGGGAGCCGATCGCCTGCTGCCAGCTCGAACACCGCGGTGAGGCGGCCTACTTCGGGATGTTCGCGGTCCGTCCCGAGCTGCAGGGCGGCGGGCTCGGCAAGGTCATCATCGCCGAGGCCGAGCGCACCGTTCGGGAGAGCTGGGGCGCGACCGAGATGCACATGACCGTGATCTCGGTGCGCGAGGAGCTGATCGCCTGGTACGAACGTCGCGGCTATCGCCGTACGGGAAAGCTGACCCCGTTCCCGTACGGCGACGAACGCTTCGGCATTCCGCAGCGCGACGATCTCGCCTTCGAACTGCTGATCAAGGATCTGCAGGACGACTAG
- a CDS encoding glycerophosphodiester phosphodiesterase — MTFLTIGHRGVMGVEPENTLRSFVHAERAGMDAIELDLHLSKDGALAVMHDADVDRTTDGTGLIAEKTLAELRELDAGQGERVPVFEEVLDAVRSPVQAEIKDVAAARALADVMRRRDLVDRVEVLSFHDEAIAEIAQLVPGVRTALVASRWKSDVVDRAKAVGAATLVLNIRRLTLEVVEQAHADGLKVIGWVVNTQDHLRLARGLGLDGATTDFPEIRRAGRFTA; from the coding sequence TTGACTTTTCTCACCATCGGTCATCGCGGGGTGATGGGTGTCGAGCCGGAGAACACTCTGCGGTCGTTCGTCCACGCCGAACGGGCCGGAATGGACGCCATCGAGCTGGACCTTCATCTGAGCAAGGACGGCGCGCTCGCCGTCATGCACGACGCCGACGTGGACCGTACGACCGACGGCACGGGCCTGATCGCCGAGAAGACCCTCGCCGAGCTGCGTGAACTCGATGCCGGGCAGGGCGAGCGGGTGCCCGTCTTCGAGGAGGTGCTCGACGCCGTGCGCTCCCCCGTGCAGGCGGAGATCAAGGATGTGGCGGCCGCCCGGGCGCTGGCCGATGTGATGCGGCGGCGCGATCTCGTCGACCGGGTCGAGGTGTTGTCGTTCCACGACGAGGCGATCGCCGAGATCGCCCAACTCGTGCCGGGGGTGCGGACCGCGCTCGTCGCCAGCCGGTGGAAGAGCGACGTGGTGGACCGGGCCAAAGCGGTGGGCGCGGCGACGCTCGTACTGAACATCCGCCGCCTCACCCTGGAGGTCGTCGAGCAGGCGCACGCCGACGGTCTGAAGGTCATCGGCTGGGTGGTGAACACCCAGGACCATCTGCGCCTGGCTCGCGGCCTTGGGCTGGACGGCGCGACCACCGACTTCCCGGAGATCCGCCGCGCCGGCCGCTTCACCGCGTAG
- a CDS encoding DUF6421 family protein: protein MTEILVHDAAPGAITAARRVVEQPAWPALKNAVEEIRPWQSKDGSIDFDADGAPSPATVRATLDRAIAAIEELAPLLPHDAAYHRALVMDLRRWADDGFGVPDFLDSLLAFQPAKDRADGLQHLVVFAMYTQNGNPDRNLEAVVLRMVWPEWLAELEATRYDNPLFCGITFEDFTSGYDTNSAVLFPETIAVREAPERFSWGGIFCDREAARFRRVTEASVELLGVELPEDIRDMVGDQQRCEQAFVLWDMVHDRTHSHGDLPFDPFMIKQRQPFWMYGLEELRCDLTAFKEAVKLEADGFPQGRDVQYAVLFDRMFRFPVTGERVRNYDGLGGQLLFAYLHKHDVVRWTDNTLKIDWDRAPQVTNQLCGEIEKLYRDGIDRPKLVHWFAAYDLVSTYLAPHPGSRWAKGPDALDLTQPPRKLVDDVLPDEFPLSMFYEALAKKLKHVIASTKGITAADAEQAAA from the coding sequence ATGACGGAAATTCTTGTGCACGATGCCGCCCCCGGCGCGATAACTGCTGCCCGGCGGGTGGTTGAGCAGCCGGCCTGGCCTGCGCTCAAGAATGCCGTGGAGGAGATCCGCCCCTGGCAGTCGAAGGACGGCTCGATCGACTTCGACGCCGACGGCGCGCCTTCCCCGGCCACCGTCCGGGCGACGCTGGACCGGGCGATCGCCGCGATCGAGGAGCTTGCCCCGCTGCTCCCGCACGACGCCGCGTACCACCGCGCCCTTGTCATGGACCTGCGTCGCTGGGCGGACGACGGCTTCGGCGTGCCGGACTTCCTGGACTCGCTGCTCGCCTTCCAGCCCGCCAAGGACCGCGCCGACGGCCTGCAGCACCTGGTCGTCTTCGCGATGTACACGCAGAACGGCAACCCGGACCGCAACCTCGAAGCGGTCGTGCTGCGGATGGTCTGGCCGGAGTGGCTCGCCGAGCTCGAGGCCACCCGTTATGACAACCCGCTGTTCTGCGGCATCACCTTCGAGGACTTCACCTCCGGCTACGACACCAACTCCGCGGTGCTCTTCCCGGAGACGATCGCCGTGCGCGAGGCGCCCGAGCGCTTCAGCTGGGGCGGCATCTTCTGTGACCGCGAGGCCGCTCGCTTCCGCCGTGTCACCGAGGCCTCCGTCGAACTGCTCGGGGTCGAGCTGCCCGAGGACATCCGCGACATGGTCGGCGACCAGCAGCGCTGCGAGCAGGCCTTCGTGCTCTGGGACATGGTCCATGACCGCACCCACAGCCACGGCGACCTGCCGTTCGACCCGTTCATGATCAAGCAGCGCCAGCCGTTCTGGATGTACGGCCTGGAGGAGCTGCGCTGTGACCTCACCGCCTTCAAGGAGGCCGTGAAGCTGGAGGCCGACGGCTTCCCGCAGGGTCGCGATGTGCAGTACGCCGTGCTGTTCGACCGGATGTTCCGCTTCCCGGTCACCGGTGAGCGCGTCCGCAACTACGACGGTCTCGGCGGCCAGCTGCTCTTCGCGTACCTCCACAAGCACGACGTGGTCCGCTGGACCGACAACACCCTGAAGATCGACTGGGACCGCGCCCCGCAGGTCACCAACCAGCTCTGCGGCGAGATCGAGAAGCTCTACCGCGACGGCATCGACCGCCCGAAGCTGGTCCACTGGTTCGCCGCGTACGACCTGGTCTCGACCTACCTCGCCCCGCACCCCGGCTCCCGCTGGGCCAAGGGTCCGGACGCCCTGGACCTGACGCAGCCGCCGCGCAAGCTCGTGGACGACGTGCTTCCGGACGAGTTTCCCCTGAGCATGTTCTATGAGGCGCTCGCCAAGAAGCTGAAGCACGTGATCGCCTCCACCAAGGGGATCACCGCGGCCGACGCCGAGCAGGCAGCCGCGTGA
- a CDS encoding SDR family NAD(P)-dependent oxidoreductase produces the protein MNANGTGNGNGMLEGAVIAVAGAAGPAGRATLLRLAEAGAIVVASDADPTRLAEAVDAARYAHGGATVTGDTVDLLDLAATREWAAKTEKEFGRIDGLVHLVGGWRGSATFAETDLADWDLLEKLLIRTVQHTSLAFHDGLLRSDRGRFLLISAAGASQPTAGNAAYAASKAAAEAWTLALADAFRKAGGDEGPRTAAAILIVKALVHDAMRAERPNAKFAGFTDVKELADAIAGVWERPAPEVNGKRLWLTPQP, from the coding sequence ATGAACGCAAACGGCACGGGCAACGGCAACGGCATGCTCGAAGGCGCTGTCATCGCGGTCGCAGGAGCCGCGGGACCGGCGGGCCGTGCGACGCTGCTCAGGCTCGCGGAGGCCGGCGCGATCGTCGTCGCCTCGGACGCGGACCCCACCCGGCTGGCGGAGGCCGTCGACGCCGCGCGGTACGCCCACGGCGGCGCCACCGTCACCGGCGACACGGTCGATCTGCTCGACCTCGCCGCCACCCGCGAATGGGCGGCCAAGACCGAGAAGGAATTCGGCCGGATCGACGGCCTGGTCCACCTCGTCGGCGGCTGGCGCGGCAGCGCCACCTTCGCCGAGACCGACCTCGCCGACTGGGATCTGCTGGAGAAGCTGCTGATCCGTACCGTGCAGCACACCTCGCTGGCCTTCCACGATGGCCTGCTGCGCAGCGACCGCGGCCGTTTCCTGCTGATCAGCGCGGCCGGGGCGAGCCAGCCCACCGCGGGCAACGCCGCCTACGCCGCGTCGAAGGCCGCCGCCGAGGCCTGGACCCTCGCGCTCGCCGATGCCTTCCGTAAGGCGGGGGGCGACGAAGGGCCGAGGACGGCGGCTGCGATCCTGATCGTCAAGGCACTGGTGCACGACGCGATGCGCGCCGAGCGCCCGAATGCGAAGTTCGCGGGCTTCACCGACGTCAAGGAGCTGGCCGATGCCATCGCCGGCGTCTGGGAGCGGCCCGCCCCGGAAGTGAACGGAAAGCGTCTGTGGCTGACCCCGCAACCATAA
- a CDS encoding threonine aldolase family protein, which translates to MRTDARRHHDPQVRGFASDNYAGAHPEVLAAIALANGGHQIAYGEDDYTEHLQRVMHSHFGPTAEAFPVFNGTGANVVSLQAMTDRWGAVICAESAHINVDEGGAPERVGGLKLLTVPTPDGKLTPELIDRQAYGWDDEHRAMPQVVSITQNTELGTVYTPDEIRAICEHSHERGMKVHLDGARIANAAASLDVPMRTFTNAVGVDVLSFGGTKNGALFGEAVVVLNPDAVRAMKHLRKLSMQLASKMRFVSVQLEALLARDLWLRNARHANAMAQRLAEGVRAVDGVEILHPVQANAVFARLPHEVSERLQKRFRFYFWDETAGDVRWMCAFDTTEDDVDAFVLALKEEMAK; encoded by the coding sequence ATAAGGACCGACGCGCGACGTCACCACGATCCGCAGGTGCGCGGTTTCGCCAGTGACAACTACGCGGGCGCCCACCCGGAAGTTCTCGCGGCCATCGCCCTGGCCAACGGCGGTCATCAGATCGCCTACGGCGAGGACGACTACACCGAGCACCTCCAGCGGGTCATGCACAGCCACTTCGGCCCTACTGCGGAGGCGTTCCCGGTCTTCAACGGAACGGGCGCGAATGTCGTCTCCCTCCAGGCGATGACCGACCGCTGGGGCGCGGTGATCTGCGCCGAGTCCGCGCACATCAACGTGGACGAGGGCGGTGCCCCGGAGCGTGTCGGCGGCCTGAAACTGCTGACCGTCCCGACGCCGGACGGCAAGCTCACCCCTGAGCTCATCGACCGGCAGGCGTACGGCTGGGACGACGAGCACCGGGCGATGCCCCAGGTCGTGTCCATCACGCAGAACACCGAACTCGGCACGGTCTACACGCCCGACGAGATCCGCGCCATCTGCGAGCACTCCCACGAGCGGGGCATGAAGGTCCACCTCGACGGGGCGCGGATAGCCAACGCCGCGGCGTCGCTGGACGTACCGATGCGCACGTTCACCAACGCGGTCGGGGTCGATGTCCTCTCCTTCGGCGGCACCAAGAACGGGGCGCTGTTCGGCGAGGCCGTCGTCGTCCTCAACCCGGACGCCGTACGGGCCATGAAGCACCTGCGCAAGCTGTCCATGCAGCTCGCCTCGAAGATGCGCTTCGTGTCGGTGCAGCTGGAGGCGCTGCTCGCCCGCGACCTGTGGCTCCGCAACGCCCGGCACGCCAACGCCATGGCCCAGCGGCTGGCCGAGGGCGTCCGCGCGGTCGACGGCGTGGAGATCCTCCACCCGGTGCAGGCCAACGCCGTCTTCGCACGGCTGCCCCACGAGGTGAGCGAGCGGCTCCAGAAGCGCTTCCGCTTCTACTTCTGGGACGAAACCGCCGGTGATGTGCGCTGGATGTGCGCGTTCGACACCACGGAGGACGACGTCGACGCGTTCGTTCTCGCGCTGAAGGAAGAGATGGCCAAGTAG
- a CDS encoding transglutaminase family protein — MELTQQVPEISAYLAADEAIDHEHPLVRDTADRLRSETVDAYSYAVAAYECVRDTIDHSVDSGDLRVTWRASDVLATRNGICHSKSHALAALLRAAGIPAALCYQGFTDDNGDPEVLHGLIAVRLPGRDRWDRQDPRGNKPGIDAQFSLDEERLAWATGPGSNGVDYPVLYAVPHPAVLRAMQCAEDRTQLWRTLPTAL; from the coding sequence ATGGAGCTGACACAGCAAGTCCCTGAGATTTCTGCCTATCTCGCTGCTGACGAGGCCATCGATCACGAGCATCCGCTCGTGAGGGACACTGCCGACCGCCTCCGCTCCGAGACTGTCGACGCATACTCATACGCGGTTGCGGCCTATGAGTGCGTACGCGACACCATTGACCACTCCGTCGACTCGGGTGATCTGCGGGTCACCTGGCGGGCCTCCGACGTCCTGGCCACCCGCAACGGCATCTGCCACTCCAAGTCCCACGCACTGGCCGCCCTGCTGCGTGCGGCAGGCATCCCGGCCGCACTGTGCTACCAGGGTTTCACCGACGACAACGGGGATCCGGAGGTCCTGCACGGTCTGATCGCCGTGCGCCTGCCGGGACGGGACCGGTGGGACCGCCAGGACCCGCGCGGCAACAAGCCCGGTATCGACGCCCAGTTCTCGCTCGACGAGGAACGGTTGGCCTGGGCGACCGGACCGGGGTCCAATGGAGTGGACTATCCAGTACTCTATGCAGTACCCCACCCTGCAGTTCTACGCGCAATGCAGTGCGCCGAGGACCGTACGCAGCTGTGGCGCACTCTCCCGACCGCGCTCTGA
- a CDS encoding B3/B4 domain-containing protein: MTPTLTVSDDVRTLAPGFTYLAVEARGLVNGESNEDSSALLDDATRRLVARLDGRAPHEAPHVAAWRDTYTAFGAKPSRTRNSAEALARRALTDAGLPRINLLVDLYNAISVAHLIPVGGEDTDRIKGAMRLVRSTGQEPFRTVAGGEETVEHPEPGEVVWCDDEGVTCRRWNWRQGVRTRLTEASVSALFLLESLAPMTIGELEAAGTELAESLEKLSPGVRITVRTPE; this comes from the coding sequence ATGACTCCGACGCTCACCGTTTCCGACGACGTACGCACGCTCGCCCCCGGCTTCACCTACCTCGCCGTCGAGGCGCGCGGCCTGGTCAACGGGGAGAGCAACGAAGACAGTTCGGCCCTGCTCGACGATGCCACCCGACGGCTCGTCGCGCGGCTCGACGGCAGGGCGCCGCACGAGGCCCCTCATGTCGCCGCCTGGCGGGACACCTACACCGCCTTCGGCGCCAAGCCGTCCCGTACCCGCAACTCGGCCGAGGCTCTCGCCAGGCGGGCCCTCACGGACGCCGGTCTGCCGCGGATCAACCTGCTGGTCGACCTCTACAACGCGATCAGTGTCGCCCATCTGATCCCGGTCGGCGGCGAGGACACCGACCGCATCAAGGGCGCCATGCGGCTGGTGCGCTCCACCGGCCAGGAGCCGTTCCGCACCGTCGCGGGTGGCGAGGAGACCGTGGAGCACCCCGAGCCCGGCGAAGTCGTCTGGTGCGACGACGAGGGCGTCACCTGCCGGCGGTGGAACTGGCGGCAGGGCGTACGCACCCGGCTCACCGAGGCGTCCGTCAGCGCGTTGTTCTTGCTGGAGAGCCTCGCCCCCATGACGATCGGCGAGCTCGAAGCCGCGGGCACCGAACTCGCCGAGTCGCTGGAGAAGCTCAGCCCCGGAGTGCGGATCACCGTCCGCACCCCGGAGTGA
- a CDS encoding lysophospholipid acyltransferase family protein, with protein MAELVYRPVIGAARTMFKALDLKIDTQGSEHIPKTGGAVLVSNHISYLDFIFSGLTALPQKRLVRFMAKESVFRHKVSGPLMRGMKHIPVDRKQGEDAYAHALASLRSGEIIGVFPEATISQSFTLKSFKSGAARLAQEAGVPLIPMALWGTQRIWTKGRPRNFKRSHIPVTIRVGEPVEAPTDQYAGAITRRLRERVQELLEAAQRAYPVRPKDASDTWWVPTHLGGTAPTAAEVRETS; from the coding sequence ATGGCAGAACTCGTCTATCGGCCGGTCATCGGCGCCGCTCGCACCATGTTCAAGGCGCTGGACCTGAAGATCGACACTCAGGGTTCGGAGCACATCCCGAAGACCGGCGGTGCCGTACTGGTCAGCAACCACATCAGCTATCTCGACTTCATCTTCTCCGGGCTGACCGCTCTGCCGCAGAAGCGGCTGGTCCGCTTCATGGCGAAGGAATCGGTTTTCCGGCACAAGGTCTCCGGTCCGCTGATGCGCGGCATGAAGCACATTCCGGTCGACCGGAAGCAGGGCGAGGATGCGTATGCGCACGCCCTCGCCTCGCTGCGGTCCGGCGAGATCATCGGTGTCTTCCCCGAGGCGACCATCTCCCAGTCGTTCACCCTGAAGAGCTTCAAGTCGGGCGCCGCACGACTGGCCCAGGAGGCCGGCGTACCGCTGATCCCGATGGCGCTGTGGGGGACCCAGCGGATCTGGACCAAGGGCCGGCCGCGCAACTTCAAGCGCAGCCACATCCCGGTGACGATCCGGGTCGGTGAGCCGGTCGAAGCCCCCACCGACCAGTACGCGGGTGCGATCACCCGGCGGCTCCGCGAGCGGGTGCAGGAGCTTCTCGAAGCTGCCCAGCGCGCGTACCCGGTGCGGCCGAAGGACGCGAGCGACACCTGGTGGGTGCCCACGCATCTCGGCGGTACGGCTCCGACGGCCGCCGAGGTGCGCGAGACGAGCTGA
- a CDS encoding TlpA family protein disulfide reductase yields the protein MDGQTHARRLDAAQLGAELGDRATLVQFSSAFCQPCRATRRTLDEVARMVDGVAHVEIDAEAHLTLVRELDISRTPTVLVLDATGRIVRRAVGQPRTVDVVAALGHAM from the coding sequence GTGGACGGGCAGACACATGCGAGAAGGCTGGATGCCGCCCAACTCGGCGCGGAATTGGGGGACCGGGCCACCCTTGTGCAGTTCTCCAGCGCCTTCTGTCAGCCCTGCCGGGCCACCCGCCGCACCCTCGACGAGGTGGCGCGCATGGTCGATGGCGTCGCCCACGTCGAGATCGACGCCGAGGCGCATCTCACTCTCGTACGCGAACTCGACATCAGCCGCACCCCGACGGTTCTGGTGCTCGACGCGACAGGCCGGATCGTCCGGCGGGCGGTCGGGCAACCACGCACTGTAGATGTCGTCGCAGCACTGGGGCACGCGATGTGA
- a CDS encoding flavin reductase family protein: MTASPELGTARTASPDLLRSVFRQHAAGVAVITAAGDRPVGFTATSLNSVAAEPPLISFGVGTSSSSWPVVAEAEHVGVHILGEHQQELAATFARSGADRFGPSTYWRNGPEGVPVLDGVLAWLVCRVVARIPAGDHRIVIAEAVVGDPTGAGRPLLYHQGRFTALRD, from the coding sequence ATGACGGCTTCGCCCGAGCTCGGCACCGCCCGCACGGCATCCCCCGACCTCCTCCGCTCCGTCTTCCGGCAGCACGCCGCCGGTGTCGCCGTGATCACCGCCGCCGGTGACCGGCCGGTCGGCTTCACCGCCACCTCCCTGAACTCCGTCGCCGCCGAGCCGCCGCTGATCTCCTTCGGCGTGGGGACCTCGTCGTCCAGCTGGCCGGTCGTGGCGGAGGCCGAGCACGTCGGCGTACACATACTCGGCGAGCACCAGCAGGAACTGGCCGCCACATTCGCGCGCAGCGGCGCCGACCGGTTCGGCCCGTCCACCTATTGGCGCAATGGGCCGGAAGGAGTGCCGGTGCTCGACGGAGTGCTGGCGTGGCTGGTCTGCCGCGTGGTGGCGCGCATCCCGGCAGGCGACCACCGGATCGTGATCGCGGAGGCCGTTGTCGGCGATCCGACCGGAGCCGGCCGTCCGCTCCTCTACCATCAGGGCCGTTTCACGGCGCTGCGGGACTGA
- a CDS encoding electron transfer flavoprotein subunit beta/FixA family protein, producing the protein MSLRIVVCVKYVPDATGDRHFADDLTLDREDVDGLLSELDEYAVEQALQIADEADDAEITVLTVGPEDAKDALRKALSMGADRAVHVEDDDLHGTDVIGTSLVLAKAIEKTGYDLVVCGMASTDGTMGVLPAVLAERLGVPQVTLLSEVKVEGGTVTGRRDGDSASEQLQASLPAVVSVTDQSGEARYPSFKGIMAAKKKPVESLDLEDLEIDADEVGLAGAWTAVDSAAQRPARTAGTIVKDEGEGGKQLAEFLAGQKFI; encoded by the coding sequence GTGAGCTTGAGGATCGTTGTCTGTGTGAAGTACGTGCCCGACGCCACTGGTGACCGGCATTTCGCCGATGATCTGACGCTGGACCGTGAGGATGTCGACGGTCTGTTGTCGGAGCTGGATGAGTATGCGGTGGAGCAGGCGCTGCAGATCGCGGACGAGGCGGATGATGCGGAGATCACCGTGTTGACGGTGGGTCCGGAGGATGCCAAGGACGCGTTGCGCAAGGCGTTGTCGATGGGTGCGGACAGGGCGGTTCATGTCGAGGACGACGATCTGCACGGTACGGATGTGATCGGTACGTCGCTGGTGCTGGCGAAGGCGATCGAGAAGACGGGTTACGACCTGGTCGTGTGTGGGATGGCGTCGACGGACGGGACGATGGGTGTGCTGCCGGCGGTGCTGGCGGAGCGTCTGGGTGTTCCGCAGGTGACGTTGTTGTCGGAGGTGAAGGTCGAGGGCGGCACGGTGACCGGGCGTCGTGACGGTGACAGTGCGTCGGAGCAGTTGCAGGCGTCGTTGCCGGCGGTGGTGTCGGTGACGGACCAGTCGGGTGAGGCGCGTTACCCGTCGTTCAAGGGGATCATGGCGGCGAAGAAGAAGCCGGTCGAGTCCCTGGATCTGGAGGATCTGGAGATCGACGCGGACGAGGTCGGTCTGGCGGGTGCGTGGACCGCGGTGGATTCCGCGGCGCAGCGTCCGGCTCGTACGGCGGGCACGATCGTCAAGGACGAGGGCGAGGGCGGCAAGCAGCTGGCCGAGTTCCTCGCGGGCCAGAAGTTCATCTAG